From one bacterium genomic stretch:
- a CDS encoding DUF2892 domain-containing protein, producing the protein MTINVGRTDRIRRFVLSVLYMAALYLLLDGNERYLALLAVIPMTTAITGYCWHYAMLGVDTRSEEEKAGSEVPLMGGHMHTKGV; encoded by the coding sequence ATGACGATCAACGTAGGAAGAACCGACCGCATACGGAGGTTCGTACTCAGCGTGCTCTACATGGCGGCGCTCTATCTGCTGCTGGATGGCAACGAGCGCTATCTCGCCCTGCTGGCGGTAATCCCCATGACCACCGCCATCACCGGCTACTGCTGGCACTACGCGATGCTCGGCGTCGACACCAGAAGCGAAGAAGAAAAGGCCGGAAGCGAAGTACCCCTCATGGGCGGACATATGCACACGAAGGGTGTATAG